A single window of Pseudarthrobacter psychrotolerans DNA harbors:
- a CDS encoding energy-coupling factor transporter transmembrane component T, translated as MRLHPLTSLAAAGSTAVMTTAAASWPLSLTVIAAAVGLSVAGGAARRMLPVAAVILVPLALSLLFLHGLFFPEGTTVLAQWGPARVTAQGLQFALERTAQLSAAVLVLLLCSFTISVPDLVAALSDRGVNARFAFVLASTLTLLPAISSRLGRIRQAQEARGLVIRPGIPGRAAAFRWQAVPLVLSLVEEAGTRAAALQARGFGSAGPITSYRQVQDSPVQRWVRLVLLLAALAAIAARLWQPTAGT; from the coding sequence ATGCGCCTTCACCCCCTGACGTCGCTGGCGGCCGCGGGCAGCACGGCAGTGATGACGACGGCGGCCGCCAGCTGGCCGCTGTCCCTCACCGTGATCGCCGCGGCCGTGGGCTTGTCGGTCGCCGGGGGAGCGGCGCGCCGGATGCTGCCGGTGGCGGCGGTCATCCTGGTTCCGCTGGCGCTGTCGCTATTGTTCCTGCACGGGCTGTTCTTTCCTGAGGGCACCACTGTGCTGGCGCAGTGGGGACCGGCGCGTGTCACAGCACAAGGCCTGCAGTTTGCGCTCGAGCGGACGGCGCAGCTTTCCGCGGCCGTGCTCGTGCTGCTGCTGTGTTCCTTCACTATCAGCGTTCCGGACCTGGTGGCTGCCCTGTCCGACCGCGGCGTCAACGCGCGGTTCGCGTTTGTGCTCGCCTCCACCTTGACGCTGCTGCCGGCCATCAGCTCACGGCTGGGGCGGATCCGGCAGGCCCAGGAAGCGCGTGGCCTGGTGATCAGGCCCGGAATTCCTGGGCGTGCTGCCGCGTTCCGATGGCAGGCGGTACCCTTGGTGCTGTCCCTCGTGGAGGAAGCAGGCACCCGCGCGGCGGCCCTGCAGGCCCGCGGTTTCGGGAGTGCCGGTCCGATCACCAGTTACCGTCAGGTGCAGGATTCTCCAGTCCAGCGGTGGGTGCGCCTGGTCTTGTTGCTGGCGGCGCTGGCGGCCATCGCCGCCCGTCTCTGGCAGCCGACGGCGGGTACTTAG
- a CDS encoding ABC transporter ATP-binding protein: protein MVQTPPPALAAGIERFVFPAEAEPVLAGMMLTFAPATLTAVLGGSGSGKSTLGRLLAGWLLPGGGGTLTGFLELAGTRVRFTGTAADPRIDPGSWGRQVGFVPQDPAAALSTVRATVAEELAFGLENAGVDRESMASAVRHTAALTGLAHLLDRDPATLSGGQLRRLAIGCAVIQRPAVLVMDEPFASLDTDGAEVLAALVRNLVQDGTAVVILSQRADAFLHNADTWLVLAGGTVAASGTPAEVVADGALEMAGVVRPRPVKGLRTPAEKGQPSAVGSPPALELRDVSFTYRLTQCRGWFKAQPGPPADPVLHGLSLTVRPGEILAVAGSNGAGKSTLLRHLNGLLQPTAGSVLVNGRNISGDPAGRVAHDVGLLFQQPRDQLFERTVEREVRFGLERHGPAADQTVQHALAAVGLEHLAGRHPAELPASQQRLLALATVLARRPSVLALDEPTIALDGHGLARLDEVVRSTTAEGTAVVLVTHDLDYARSIAHRLVRLDDGRLLPAD from the coding sequence ATGGTGCAAACCCCACCTCCGGCGCTGGCTGCCGGCATCGAAAGATTCGTCTTCCCCGCCGAAGCGGAACCCGTCCTGGCGGGCATGATGCTGACCTTTGCCCCAGCGACGCTGACGGCGGTCCTGGGCGGTTCCGGCAGTGGCAAGTCAACTCTGGGACGCCTCCTCGCCGGCTGGTTGCTGCCCGGCGGCGGCGGGACGCTCACGGGCTTTCTTGAGCTCGCCGGCACTCGCGTCCGGTTCACCGGAACAGCTGCCGATCCGCGGATCGATCCCGGCAGCTGGGGCCGCCAGGTGGGCTTTGTGCCGCAGGATCCCGCTGCCGCGTTGTCCACGGTCCGGGCCACGGTGGCCGAGGAACTGGCCTTTGGACTGGAAAATGCGGGGGTTGACCGTGAGAGTATGGCCAGCGCCGTCCGGCACACAGCAGCCCTGACAGGCCTGGCCCATCTGCTGGACCGGGATCCCGCCACGCTTTCCGGTGGTCAGCTGCGCCGCCTGGCCATCGGCTGCGCGGTCATTCAGCGTCCCGCAGTTCTCGTTATGGACGAGCCCTTCGCCTCCCTCGACACGGACGGAGCCGAAGTCCTCGCTGCCCTGGTGCGGAACCTCGTACAGGACGGCACCGCCGTCGTGATCCTGAGCCAGCGGGCCGATGCCTTCCTGCACAACGCCGACACGTGGCTGGTCCTTGCCGGCGGTACCGTAGCTGCGTCCGGCACGCCTGCAGAAGTTGTGGCTGACGGGGCGCTTGAAATGGCGGGCGTGGTCCGGCCCCGCCCGGTTAAAGGTCTCCGGACGCCGGCAGAAAAAGGCCAACCATCCGCCGTCGGCAGTCCGCCGGCGTTGGAACTGCGTGACGTCTCGTTCACGTACCGGCTGACGCAGTGCAGAGGCTGGTTCAAGGCACAACCGGGACCGCCGGCCGACCCGGTCCTGCACGGACTCAGCCTGACCGTCAGACCCGGCGAGATCCTGGCGGTGGCAGGTTCCAACGGCGCCGGAAAGTCCACGCTGCTGAGGCACCTCAACGGCTTGCTCCAACCAACAGCAGGCAGCGTGCTGGTCAACGGGCGGAACATCAGCGGGGACCCTGCGGGACGGGTGGCCCACGACGTTGGGCTCCTCTTCCAGCAGCCCAGGGACCAGCTGTTTGAACGGACCGTGGAACGGGAAGTACGTTTCGGACTCGAGCGCCACGGTCCAGCGGCGGACCAGACGGTGCAGCACGCCCTCGCCGCCGTTGGCCTGGAGCACCTTGCCGGACGGCACCCGGCGGAACTGCCGGCGTCCCAGCAGCGCCTGTTGGCCCTGGCGACAGTACTGGCACGGCGTCCCTCAGTCCTTGCCCTGGACGAGCCGACGATTGCCCTGGACGGCCACGGGCTGGCCCGGCTGGACGAGGTGGTACGCAGCACGACGGCGGAGGGCACCGCCGTCGTGCTGGTTACTCACGACCTGGACTACGCCCGGTCCATTGCGCACCGGCTGGTGCGCCTCGATGACGGCCGTCTGCTACCCGCGGACTGA
- a CDS encoding HRDC domain-containing protein, translating into MTPHIPENTTAGAPAADTTPHITVEGFDSQVPVVIDLDAPRDGVPLVIETQSGLERCAAAIAAGTGPAGVDAERASGFRYGQRAFLVQIRREGSGTWLIDPEPFENLSIINDALQGAEWILHAASQDLPCLLELGMWPDRLFDTELAARLAGLPRVGLAAVIEQLLGFGLAKEHSAADWSTRPLPEPWLRYAALDVEVLTELREELIELLQSDGKLEYAEQEFAAILAAGVAPPRIDPWRKTSGLHQIRDRRQLAAVREMWLERDSLAQKRDVAPGRLIPDSALVSAAKAMPSTVPQLLGTKGFHGRAAQREAPRWLRCIAAARDLDDLPPLHLPTNAPPPPRVWSDRDPEAAARLATARPLLQAKAEELNLPVENLLTPDYLRRVAWRPPSDITDEAVSADLRTLGAREWQIGLIAPLLTDAFLNPQPLPAKEAKEAKEAKATAASE; encoded by the coding sequence ATGACCCCTCATATTCCGGAAAACACCACGGCCGGCGCTCCGGCTGCTGATACCACTCCCCACATCACGGTGGAAGGCTTCGACAGCCAGGTCCCCGTAGTCATTGACCTCGACGCACCGCGCGACGGCGTGCCGCTGGTTATCGAAACGCAGTCCGGGCTGGAGCGGTGTGCGGCAGCCATCGCCGCCGGAACAGGGCCCGCAGGGGTTGATGCAGAACGGGCCTCCGGATTCCGGTACGGCCAGCGCGCATTCCTGGTGCAGATCCGGCGCGAAGGCTCCGGCACCTGGCTGATCGATCCGGAACCGTTCGAGAACCTGTCCATCATCAACGATGCGCTCCAGGGGGCGGAATGGATCCTGCATGCAGCCAGCCAGGACCTGCCCTGCCTGCTGGAGCTAGGCATGTGGCCGGACAGGCTCTTTGACACGGAGCTCGCCGCGCGGCTGGCGGGGCTGCCACGCGTTGGCCTGGCTGCCGTCATCGAACAACTGCTCGGTTTTGGCCTGGCGAAGGAACATTCGGCCGCCGATTGGTCCACCCGGCCCCTGCCCGAGCCGTGGCTGCGCTACGCCGCCCTGGACGTGGAAGTCCTGACCGAACTGCGCGAAGAACTCATCGAACTGCTCCAGTCCGACGGCAAGCTGGAATACGCGGAGCAGGAATTTGCCGCAATCCTGGCCGCCGGCGTTGCCCCTCCCCGGATTGACCCCTGGCGCAAGACGTCGGGCCTGCACCAGATCCGCGACCGGCGCCAGCTGGCCGCGGTCCGCGAAATGTGGCTGGAGCGCGATTCCCTGGCACAGAAGCGCGACGTGGCGCCGGGCCGGCTGATTCCTGATTCCGCCCTGGTGTCCGCTGCCAAGGCCATGCCGTCCACGGTTCCCCAGCTGCTCGGCACCAAGGGCTTCCACGGCCGTGCGGCTCAGCGTGAGGCACCCCGGTGGCTCCGGTGCATCGCCGCTGCCCGCGACCTTGATGACCTCCCACCGCTGCACCTGCCGACCAACGCACCGCCCCCGCCGCGGGTGTGGTCCGATCGCGACCCCGAGGCCGCGGCACGCCTGGCCACCGCCCGCCCGCTCCTGCAGGCGAAGGCGGAGGAACTGAACCTTCCCGTGGAGAACCTGCTGACGCCGGACTACTTGCGCCGCGTGGCGTGGCGTCCGCCGTCGGACATTACCGACGAAGCAGTGTCCGCTGACCTGCGCACCCTCGGTGCCCGCGAATGGCAGATCGGCCTGATCGCGCCGCTTCTCACAGACGCGTTCCTCAACCCGCAACCGCTGCCGGCCAAGGAAGCCAAGGAAGCCAAGGAAGCCAAGGCAACCGCAGCCTCCGAGTAA
- a CDS encoding low specificity L-threonine aldolase: MTTTADAVLRLENAAARLHDASVRGFASDNYSGVHPEVLAALAAANEGHQVSYGEDDYTARLQGLMEEHFGAGIECFPVFNGTGANVLSLQSLLPRWGAVVCASTAHINVDENGAPERIGGIKLLHVPTPDGKLTPELIDREAWGWGDEHRAQPLAVSITQTTELGTCYTPEEVRAIADHAHARGMKLHMDGARLANAAAHLNVPLRAFTRDAGVDILSFGGTKNGLLYGEVVVALNPEAAHGLIFLRKMNMQLASKMRFLSAQFIALLEGDLWLRSASHANAMAARLRAAVDTIEGVEPTQKTESNGVFAVLPAGIADRLRESFRFYDWDEAAREVRWMCSFDTSEDDVDAFVAAIRRELAGHHAGTEAG; the protein is encoded by the coding sequence ATGACAACAACGGCAGATGCAGTCCTGCGGCTTGAAAATGCCGCCGCCCGGCTGCATGACGCGTCCGTCCGCGGTTTCGCCTCGGACAACTACTCCGGTGTGCACCCCGAGGTCCTGGCCGCCCTGGCGGCAGCCAACGAGGGCCACCAGGTCTCCTACGGAGAGGACGACTACACGGCACGGCTGCAGGGGCTGATGGAGGAGCACTTCGGCGCCGGCATCGAATGCTTCCCGGTGTTCAACGGCACGGGAGCCAACGTGCTGTCCCTGCAGTCGCTGCTCCCGCGCTGGGGTGCTGTGGTGTGCGCTTCGACGGCGCACATCAACGTGGACGAAAACGGCGCTCCGGAACGGATCGGCGGAATCAAACTCCTGCATGTCCCCACTCCGGACGGCAAGCTGACGCCGGAACTGATTGACCGCGAGGCGTGGGGGTGGGGCGATGAACACCGGGCACAGCCGCTGGCGGTGTCCATCACCCAGACCACCGAGCTTGGCACGTGCTACACCCCGGAGGAGGTCCGGGCCATCGCGGATCATGCCCACGCCAGGGGCATGAAACTCCACATGGACGGCGCGCGGCTGGCCAACGCCGCCGCGCACCTGAACGTGCCGCTGCGTGCTTTCACCCGCGACGCCGGCGTGGACATCCTCTCCTTCGGCGGCACCAAGAACGGGCTGCTGTACGGCGAGGTGGTGGTGGCGTTGAACCCCGAAGCGGCCCACGGCTTGATATTCCTGCGCAAGATGAACATGCAGCTTGCCTCGAAAATGCGCTTCCTGTCGGCCCAGTTCATCGCCCTGCTGGAAGGCGACCTGTGGCTCCGTTCGGCGTCGCACGCTAACGCCATGGCCGCCCGCCTCCGCGCCGCGGTGGACACGATCGAGGGCGTGGAGCCCACCCAGAAGACGGAGTCCAACGGCGTGTTTGCCGTCCTGCCGGCCGGCATAGCTGACCGGCTGCGGGAGTCCTTCCGGTTCTACGACTGGGATGAAGCCGCCCGCGAGGTCCGCTGGATGTGCTCCTTCGACACCAGCGAGGACGACGTCGACGCCTTTGTGGCTGCGATCCGACGGGAACTTGCTGGACACCACGCGGGCACGGAAGCCGGATAG
- a CDS encoding SDR family oxidoreductase, which translates to MSESGAPRVAPVPDHAGGLNVLVTGGSGPSGIAVARALHQAGFRVFTVGSDSTRIDAAARKAGDGVTPLVCDLADPADVQSLRKTLTGTAGLMDGVIHLVGGWRGAKGITDQSDADWDFLERGAITTLRNVSRVFYSDLAAAGTGRFAMVSSTAVDKPTAATASYVAAKAAAETWTLAMAEGLARGAADEGTALRAAAVVLVVKALVDAELRKAHPERTFPGATDVEDLAAAVVGLFSRPAVELNGRRLLLTP; encoded by the coding sequence GTGAGCGAATCCGGCGCCCCGCGCGTGGCTCCTGTCCCGGACCACGCCGGCGGGCTGAACGTCCTGGTCACGGGCGGCAGCGGACCCTCCGGGATCGCCGTGGCCAGAGCGTTGCACCAGGCGGGGTTCCGGGTATTCACGGTCGGCTCGGACAGCACGCGCATCGACGCTGCGGCGAGGAAGGCGGGCGACGGCGTCACTCCCCTGGTGTGCGATCTTGCGGATCCCGCCGACGTCCAGTCCCTCCGGAAGACGCTGACGGGCACGGCAGGTCTGATGGACGGGGTCATCCACCTCGTGGGCGGCTGGCGCGGCGCCAAGGGCATCACGGACCAAAGCGACGCCGACTGGGACTTCCTGGAGCGCGGTGCCATCACCACGCTCCGGAATGTCTCCCGGGTCTTTTACTCCGACTTGGCCGCCGCCGGAACCGGACGGTTTGCGATGGTGTCCTCCACCGCGGTGGACAAGCCCACGGCAGCGACGGCCAGCTACGTGGCGGCAAAGGCCGCCGCCGAGACCTGGACACTGGCGATGGCGGAGGGACTGGCCCGCGGGGCGGCGGATGAGGGCACCGCCCTGCGCGCCGCCGCCGTCGTCCTGGTGGTGAAAGCGCTGGTGGATGCGGAACTCCGGAAGGCACACCCGGAACGGACCTTCCCCGGCGCCACCGACGTCGAGGACCTGGCCGCCGCCGTCGTCGGACTGTTCAGCCGCCCGGCAGTCGAACTGAACGGCCGGCGCCTGCTCCTGACCCCCTGA
- a CDS encoding DUF6421 family protein has protein sequence MTVTLTGAPTRITAENPAWLRLRNAAESLQTLQIQDGSVPDAGHHPAATLEVAEITESLTDLAPQFPHDAAYLDAVVADFRAWAKAGFGIPDFLASLLAFQPQLQRQDGLQHVVIFPMYTQNGSSSRLVEAVLIEVIWPDFVAGLEAGDYSNKLFVPIRFLDFTRGYNTNSAVLFPETVAVRETPTFTWGAIFADREAARFRRVLRAAADITSLDLPAGAMELLADQELTEATFVMWDLIHDRTHMRGDLPFDPFMIKQRMPYFLYSLEELRCDLTAFRESVRIEQDEDAGPEARRHAKLVQYAIIFDRIFRFAITGNRVRNYDGLGGQLLFAWLHQHHVLHWTDSRLSIDWDQVPDAVIALGASIDELYWRSIDRPKMAHWLAAYQLIAATVTPNPASFWAKGPDALPVAGPPRGLTDQVLDDEFPLSMFYEALEKKMRPVIESTAGITGATAL, from the coding sequence ATGACCGTCACCCTGACCGGCGCCCCGACAAGGATCACCGCCGAAAATCCCGCCTGGCTCCGCCTCAGGAACGCCGCCGAATCCCTGCAGACGCTGCAGATCCAGGACGGCTCCGTACCTGACGCAGGCCACCACCCGGCCGCAACGCTCGAGGTTGCCGAGATCACGGAGTCGCTCACCGATCTGGCACCGCAGTTCCCGCACGACGCGGCCTACCTTGACGCCGTCGTCGCTGATTTCCGGGCGTGGGCCAAGGCTGGTTTCGGGATCCCGGACTTCCTGGCATCCCTGCTGGCGTTCCAGCCCCAGCTGCAGCGCCAGGATGGCCTGCAGCATGTTGTCATCTTCCCCATGTACACCCAGAACGGAAGCAGCAGCCGGCTCGTGGAGGCCGTTCTGATCGAGGTCATCTGGCCCGATTTTGTGGCTGGCCTTGAGGCCGGGGACTATTCCAACAAGCTTTTTGTGCCCATCCGGTTCCTGGACTTCACCCGCGGTTACAACACCAACTCGGCGGTGCTGTTCCCCGAAACCGTGGCCGTTCGGGAAACACCCACCTTCACCTGGGGCGCTATTTTTGCGGACCGCGAAGCTGCCCGCTTCCGCCGCGTTCTGCGGGCGGCCGCGGACATCACGTCCCTGGACCTGCCCGCGGGCGCCATGGAACTCCTGGCGGACCAGGAACTGACCGAGGCCACGTTTGTCATGTGGGACCTGATCCATGACCGGACCCACATGCGCGGCGACCTGCCCTTTGACCCGTTTATGATCAAGCAGCGGATGCCGTACTTCCTGTATTCGCTTGAAGAACTGCGCTGTGACCTCACAGCCTTCCGGGAATCCGTCCGGATCGAACAGGACGAAGACGCCGGGCCGGAAGCACGCCGGCACGCGAAACTGGTGCAGTATGCCATCATCTTCGACCGGATCTTCCGCTTTGCGATCACCGGCAACCGGGTGCGCAACTACGACGGCCTCGGCGGGCAGCTGCTCTTTGCCTGGCTGCACCAGCACCACGTCCTGCACTGGACCGACAGCCGGCTCAGCATCGACTGGGACCAGGTGCCGGACGCGGTGATCGCCCTCGGCGCCTCGATCGACGAGCTCTACTGGCGCTCCATTGACCGGCCGAAGATGGCCCACTGGCTTGCTGCGTACCAGCTGATCGCCGCCACAGTCACCCCCAACCCCGCATCTTTCTGGGCAAAGGGCCCCGACGCGCTCCCCGTTGCCGGTCCGCCCCGCGGCCTGACGGACCAGGTGCTGGACGACGAATTTCCGCTGTCCATGTTCTACGAAGCCTTGGAGAAGAAAATGCGCCCGGTCATCGAATCCACCGCCGGCATCACCGGAGCGACAGCACTGTGA
- the msrB gene encoding peptide-methionine (R)-S-oxide reductase MsrB has product MSIFGKSIFDNKATDSVPDPAADAGSAEAVYRKSDAEWRQELTPEEYHVLRQAGTERPFTGEYVDTHTEGVYQCRACGTELFRSNEKFDSHCGWPSFWAPLAEGNVRYIHDRTLGMKRVEVRCGHCDSHLGHVFEGEGYGTPTDQRFCINSVSLKLVPRGAAGEGSTES; this is encoded by the coding sequence ATGAGCATCTTTGGAAAGAGCATTTTCGACAACAAGGCCACGGATTCCGTCCCGGATCCGGCAGCCGACGCCGGAAGTGCAGAAGCCGTATACCGGAAATCCGACGCCGAGTGGCGGCAGGAACTCACGCCGGAGGAATACCACGTGCTGCGCCAGGCGGGTACGGAGCGCCCCTTCACCGGCGAGTACGTGGACACCCATACGGAGGGTGTCTACCAATGCCGTGCCTGTGGAACAGAGCTCTTCAGGAGCAACGAAAAATTCGATTCGCATTGCGGCTGGCCATCCTTCTGGGCACCGCTCGCCGAAGGCAACGTCCGTTACATCCACGACCGGACACTAGGCATGAAGCGGGTGGAGGTACGGTGCGGGCACTGTGACTCGCACCTGGGCCATGTGTTCGAAGGTGAGGGCTACGGCACGCCCACGGACCAGCGCTTTTGCATTAATTCGGTGTCCCTGAAGCTGGTGCCGCGCGGCGCGGCCGGGGAAGGATCCACGGAGTCCTGA
- a CDS encoding alpha/beta fold hydrolase, whose product MAPSTRTPTLTAAVPIQADGRMSLRAKWALGGVIGGGALAGLLATGSSALALYFARRVITPVRQRTADQEVLAVLREGGGRQVILTATPETTVEGVYGLFFDGGKGHARIGRIVSYSPADGTVLREVEAVYAGDLETARRGWWSGALYPDPTTAGFAAEDVLIEVDGGTAPAWLVRAGGTSRTWAIMVHGRGATRQEALRAVGPALELGLTSLLVSYRNDGLAPSAEDGRYGLGSTEWHDVEAAIEFALANGAEEIVLFGWSMGGAICLQTADLSPHRHLIRAMVLDAPVINWVNVLAHHAQINRIPSLVGRYGQLMLGHPVGRRLTGLAAPVDLKAMDWVARAVEVRTPTLIIHSVDDEYVPYEPSALLAERNPDMVTFETFNRARHTKEWNVDPERWENLIKAWLRPQLAPRLNPGQNR is encoded by the coding sequence ATGGCACCTTCCACGCGCACCCCCACGTTGACGGCGGCAGTTCCGATCCAGGCCGACGGCCGCATGTCGCTGCGCGCCAAATGGGCGCTTGGCGGCGTCATTGGCGGCGGGGCCCTTGCCGGCCTGCTGGCCACAGGCTCATCCGCCCTGGCGCTCTATTTTGCCAGGCGCGTGATCACTCCCGTCCGGCAGCGGACGGCGGACCAGGAAGTCCTTGCCGTGCTCCGGGAAGGCGGCGGCCGGCAGGTCATCCTGACAGCAACTCCGGAGACCACTGTGGAGGGTGTCTATGGGTTGTTTTTCGACGGCGGCAAGGGGCACGCCCGGATCGGGCGGATCGTGTCCTATTCGCCGGCGGACGGCACGGTCCTGCGCGAAGTGGAAGCCGTCTACGCCGGCGATCTCGAAACGGCCCGCCGCGGATGGTGGAGCGGCGCGCTCTACCCGGATCCCACCACCGCCGGCTTTGCGGCCGAGGACGTGCTGATCGAGGTCGACGGCGGCACAGCCCCGGCGTGGCTGGTCCGGGCCGGCGGCACCTCCCGGACCTGGGCAATCATGGTTCACGGCCGCGGGGCCACCCGCCAGGAGGCCCTCAGGGCGGTCGGCCCCGCCCTCGAACTGGGGCTCACCAGCCTGCTTGTCTCGTACCGAAATGACGGGTTGGCACCATCGGCCGAGGACGGCCGGTATGGCCTGGGCTCAACGGAATGGCATGACGTGGAGGCCGCCATTGAGTTCGCCCTGGCCAACGGCGCAGAGGAAATTGTTCTCTTCGGCTGGTCCATGGGCGGCGCCATCTGCCTGCAGACGGCCGATCTCTCGCCGCACCGTCACCTGATCCGGGCCATGGTCCTGGACGCGCCTGTCATCAACTGGGTCAATGTGCTGGCCCACCATGCGCAGATCAACCGCATTCCGTCCCTCGTGGGCCGCTACGGGCAGCTGATGCTGGGCCACCCCGTGGGCCGCCGGCTCACCGGCCTGGCCGCACCCGTGGACCTCAAGGCCATGGACTGGGTGGCCCGCGCCGTGGAAGTCCGGACGCCCACCCTGATCATCCACAGCGTTGATGACGAGTACGTTCCGTATGAACCCTCCGCCCTGCTGGCCGAGCGGAATCCGGACATGGTCACGTTCGAAACGTTTAATCGCGCCAGGCACACCAAGGAATGGAATGTCGATCCTGAGCGCTGGGAGAACCTGATCAAGGCGTGGCTCCGGCCCCAGTTGGCTCCGCGGCTTAATCCCGGGCAGAACCGCTAA
- the ybaK gene encoding Cys-tRNA(Pro) deacylase, producing the protein MGRKSSSTGTPATAALAAAGVPFVLHPYAHDPSAASYGTEAAEALGIAPEKVFKTLMVEVEGRLAVGLVPVSGNLDLKALAAALGAKKASMADPAAAERRTGYVLGGISPLGQRQSSPTVVDSSALELGTMLVSGGKRGLDVELAPADLIRLTSAVTAAIGTRTL; encoded by the coding sequence TTGGGACGCAAGAGCTCGTCAACGGGAACGCCGGCCACAGCCGCACTGGCTGCAGCCGGCGTTCCCTTTGTGCTGCATCCGTATGCCCACGATCCTTCGGCGGCCAGCTACGGCACGGAAGCTGCCGAAGCCCTGGGCATCGCTCCCGAAAAGGTCTTCAAGACCCTCATGGTGGAAGTGGAAGGCCGGCTGGCTGTGGGGCTTGTGCCGGTCAGCGGAAACCTTGATCTGAAGGCACTCGCCGCCGCCCTGGGCGCCAAGAAAGCTTCGATGGCAGACCCCGCGGCTGCCGAACGCCGCACCGGCTACGTCCTCGGCGGCATCTCGCCGTTGGGCCAGCGCCAGTCATCACCCACAGTGGTGGACAGCAGCGCCCTTGAACTGGGAACCATGCTGGTTTCCGGTGGCAAACGCGGCCTGGACGTTGAGCTTGCTCCGGCAGACCTCATCCGGCTGACGTCCGCGGTGACAGCCGCAATCGGCACGCGCACACTTTAG
- a CDS encoding SufE family protein translates to MTTHDLPAALAEIVDDFQALTEPDRLQLLLEFSRELPELPDRLKDHPELLEQVVECQSPLFLAIETEKNDAGPADAVRLYFKAPPEAPTTRGFASVLHEGLDGLSAAEILAVPDDMPELLGLTRAITPLRMRGMTAMLGRIKRKVAATSRPAS, encoded by the coding sequence ATGACTACACATGACCTGCCCGCCGCGTTGGCGGAAATCGTCGATGACTTCCAGGCCCTGACCGAACCCGATCGGCTTCAGTTGCTGCTCGAGTTCTCGCGCGAACTGCCCGAGCTGCCGGACCGGCTGAAGGACCACCCCGAACTCCTGGAGCAGGTGGTGGAATGCCAGTCGCCGCTGTTCCTGGCCATCGAAACGGAGAAGAACGACGCCGGCCCGGCCGACGCCGTTCGGCTCTACTTCAAAGCGCCACCGGAGGCCCCCACCACGCGGGGTTTCGCCAGCGTGCTCCACGAGGGGCTCGACGGACTCAGCGCCGCTGAAATCCTGGCGGTGCCGGACGACATGCCGGAGCTGCTGGGGCTGACCCGGGCCATCACACCACTGCGGATGCGCGGCATGACCGCCATGCTGGGACGGATCAAGCGCAAGGTCGCCGCAACGTCCCGGCCTGCGTCCTGA
- a CDS encoding sulfurtransferase, translating to MSYAVEQNEKFAAYANPERLVSTEWLAAALEAGALADGKLVVVESDEDVLLYETGHIPGSVKIDWHTDLNDEVTRDYVNGEAFAALAAAKGISRDTTVVIYGDKSNWWAAYALWVFTLFGHEDVRLLDGGRDKWIAEGRDLTTERTAPAPGGYPLVERNDAPIRAFKDDVLAHFGKPLIDVRSPEEYTGQRTHMPAYPEEGALRGGHIPTAASIPWARAAAADGTYRSREELEALYLGEAGLTAGDDVVAYCRIGERSSHTWFALKYLLGFDTVRNYDGSWTEWGNAVRVPIAKGTERGTVPA from the coding sequence ATGTCCTACGCAGTTGAACAAAACGAGAAGTTCGCCGCCTACGCCAACCCGGAGCGTCTAGTGTCCACGGAGTGGCTTGCCGCCGCGCTCGAGGCCGGCGCCCTGGCGGACGGAAAGCTGGTGGTGGTCGAGTCCGACGAGGACGTCCTCCTTTACGAGACCGGCCACATCCCCGGATCCGTCAAAATTGACTGGCACACGGACCTTAACGATGAAGTGACCCGCGATTACGTGAACGGCGAGGCATTCGCCGCACTGGCCGCTGCCAAGGGCATCTCCCGCGACACCACGGTGGTCATCTACGGGGACAAGTCCAACTGGTGGGCCGCCTATGCCCTCTGGGTCTTCACGCTTTTCGGCCACGAAGATGTCCGGCTGCTCGACGGCGGCCGGGATAAGTGGATCGCCGAAGGCCGCGACCTGACCACGGAACGCACTGCCCCGGCGCCCGGCGGCTACCCCTTGGTGGAGCGCAACGACGCCCCCATCCGCGCTTTCAAGGACGATGTGCTGGCACACTTCGGCAAGCCGCTGATCGACGTCCGGTCCCCCGAGGAATACACCGGCCAGCGGACCCACATGCCGGCCTACCCGGAAGAAGGTGCGCTCCGCGGCGGCCATATTCCCACGGCAGCATCCATTCCGTGGGCGCGCGCCGCTGCGGCCGACGGAACCTACCGCAGCCGGGAAGAGCTCGAGGCCCTATATCTGGGCGAGGCCGGGCTGACCGCAGGCGACGACGTGGTGGCGTACTGCCGCATCGGCGAGCGTTCCAGCCACACCTGGTTCGCGCTCAAGTACCTGCTGGGCTTTGACACCGTCCGGAACTACGACGGTTCCTGGACCGAGTGGGGCAACGCCGTCCGGGTTCCCATCGCCAAGGGCACGGAACGCGGCACGGTTCCGGCGTAA